A stretch of the Tardiphaga sp. 709 genome encodes the following:
- the dnaK gene encoding molecular chaperone DnaK produces the protein MGKVIGIDLGTTNSCVAVMDGKTPKVIENAEGMRTTPSIVAFTDDGERLVGQPAKRQAVTNPERTIFAVKRLIGRRYDDPTVEKDKKLVPYKIAKGGNGDAWVEVDGKTYSPSQISAFTLQKMKETAEAHLGQKVEQAVITVPAYFNDAQRQATKDAGKIAGLEVLRIINEPTAAALAYGLDKSKSGTIAVYDLGGGTFDVSILEIGDGVFEVKSTNGDTFLGGEDFDMRLVGYLADEFKKEQGIDLRNDKLALQRLKEAAEKAKIELSSTTQTEINLPFITADASGPKHLTLKLTRAKFEALVDDLVQKTIEPCRKALKDAGLTAGEIGEVVLVGGMIRMPKIQEVVKQFFGKEPHKGVNPDEVVAIGAAIQAGVLQGDVKDVLLLDVTPLSLGIETLGGVFTRIIERNTTIPTKKSQVFSTAEDNQNAVTIRVFQGEREMAADNKPLGQFDLMGIPPAPRGMPQVEVTFDIDANGIVNVSAKDKATNKEQQIRIQASGGLSESDIQKMVKDAEANAAEDKKRREAVDAKNHGDALVHSTEKALSEHGDKVGETERRAIEDAMSDLKEALKGDDAEAIKAKTNTLAQASMKLGEAMYTQQAEADAKRDAEKDDVVDAEFTEVDDDKPKKSA, from the coding sequence ATGGGAAAGGTCATCGGTATCGACCTCGGTACGACGAATTCCTGCGTCGCCGTCATGGATGGCAAAACGCCGAAGGTCATCGAGAACGCGGAAGGTATGCGGACCACGCCGTCCATCGTGGCTTTTACCGATGATGGCGAGCGCCTCGTCGGCCAGCCGGCCAAGCGCCAGGCAGTTACCAATCCCGAGCGCACCATTTTCGCGGTGAAGCGCCTGATCGGCCGCCGCTATGACGATCCGACCGTCGAGAAGGACAAGAAGCTCGTCCCCTACAAGATTGCCAAGGGTGGCAATGGCGACGCCTGGGTCGAAGTCGACGGTAAAACCTATTCGCCCTCGCAGATCTCCGCCTTCACGCTGCAGAAGATGAAGGAGACCGCGGAGGCTCACCTCGGCCAAAAGGTCGAGCAGGCCGTCATCACCGTGCCCGCCTACTTCAACGACGCCCAGCGTCAGGCCACCAAGGATGCCGGCAAGATCGCTGGCCTCGAAGTGCTGCGCATCATCAACGAGCCGACTGCTGCTGCGCTCGCTTACGGCCTCGACAAGTCGAAATCCGGCACCATCGCGGTGTACGATCTCGGCGGCGGCACCTTCGACGTCTCGATCCTCGAGATCGGCGACGGCGTGTTCGAAGTGAAGTCCACCAACGGCGATACGTTCCTCGGCGGTGAAGACTTCGACATGCGTCTGGTCGGCTACCTCGCCGACGAGTTCAAGAAAGAGCAGGGCATCGACCTGCGCAACGACAAGCTGGCGCTGCAGCGTCTGAAGGAAGCTGCTGAAAAGGCGAAGATTGAGCTGTCGTCGACGACCCAGACCGAAATCAACCTGCCGTTCATCACGGCGGATGCCTCCGGTCCGAAGCATCTGACGTTGAAGCTGACCCGCGCCAAGTTCGAAGCGCTGGTCGACGATCTCGTGCAGAAGACCATCGAGCCTTGCCGCAAGGCGCTCAAGGACGCCGGCCTCACCGCCGGTGAAATCGGCGAGGTGGTTCTGGTCGGCGGCATGATCCGCATGCCCAAGATCCAGGAAGTCGTGAAGCAGTTCTTCGGCAAGGAGCCCCACAAGGGCGTCAACCCGGATGAAGTCGTGGCCATCGGCGCCGCCATTCAGGCGGGCGTGCTGCAGGGCGACGTCAAGGACGTGCTGCTGCTCGACGTGACTCCGCTGTCGCTGGGCATCGAGACGCTGGGTGGCGTGTTCACCCGCATCATCGAGCGCAATACCACGATCCCGACCAAGAAGAGCCAGGTGTTCTCGACGGCCGAGGACAACCAGAACGCCGTCACCATCCGGGTCTTCCAGGGTGAGCGCGAAATGGCGGCCGACAACAAGCCGCTCGGCCAGTTCGACCTGATGGGCATTCCGCCGGCTCCGCGCGGCATGCCGCAGGTCGAGGTGACCTTCGACATCGACGCCAACGGCATCGTCAACGTGTCGGCGAAGGACAAGGCGACCAACAAGGAACAGCAGATCCGGATCCAGGCATCTGGCGGTCTGTCCGAGTCCGACATCCAGAAGATGGTCAAGGACGCCGAAGCCAACGCTGCCGAGGACAAGAAGCGTCGTGAAGCTGTCGATGCCAAGAACCACGGCGATGCCCTCGTGCATTCGACCGAGAAGGCTCTGAGCGAGCATGGCGACAAGGTCGGTGAGACCGAGCGCCGCGCTATCGAGGATGCCATGAGCGACCTGAAGGAAGCTCTGAAGGGTGATGATGCCGAGGCGATCAAGGCCAAGACCAACACGCTGGCGCAGGCTTCGATGAAGCTCGGCGAAGCGATGTACACCCAGCAGGCCGAGGCTGACGCCAAGCGCGATGCCGAGAAGGATGACGTGGTCGACGCCGAATTCACGGAAGTCGATGACGACAAGCCGAAGAAGTCGGCCTGA
- the dnaJ gene encoding molecular chaperone DnaJ — MSTTKRCYYESLEVERSTDDAGLKSAFRKLAMKWHPDKNPGDAAAESRFKEIAEAYDVLKDGDKRAAYDRYGHAAFEQGHGGGGAGFGSGFASSFSDIFEDLFGMAGQRGGGRSGGRERGADLRYNMEITLEEAYSGKTAQIEIPVAVTCEACSGTGAKAGTKPKACSTCGGAGRVRQAQGFFTLERTCPSCQGRGQMIEDPCPSCSGAGRVERERTLSVNIPAGVEDGTRIRLANEGEAGARGGPSGDLYIFLSLASHDFFQRDGADLHCRVPISMVTAALGGEFEVPTIEGGRNKVKVPSGTQSGRRFRVSSKGMPVLRSRQTGDMYVQVVVETPQNLTKKQQELLAEFEKLSSGATQPEAAGFFTKVKDFFGTRAGS; from the coding sequence ATGTCCACCACCAAGCGCTGCTACTACGAGTCTCTGGAAGTCGAACGCAGCACCGATGATGCGGGGCTGAAGAGCGCGTTCCGCAAGTTGGCGATGAAGTGGCATCCGGACAAGAACCCCGGCGATGCAGCCGCCGAGTCGCGTTTCAAGGAGATTGCCGAGGCCTATGACGTGCTCAAGGACGGCGACAAGCGCGCCGCCTATGATCGTTACGGCCACGCCGCCTTCGAGCAGGGCCATGGCGGCGGCGGTGCAGGCTTCGGATCCGGCTTCGCCTCATCTTTCTCCGACATTTTTGAAGACCTGTTCGGCATGGCCGGACAGCGCGGCGGTGGTCGCAGCGGCGGCCGCGAGCGCGGGGCAGATCTTCGCTACAACATGGAAATCACGCTGGAGGAGGCTTACTCCGGCAAGACCGCACAGATCGAGATTCCGGTCGCGGTGACCTGTGAAGCCTGCTCCGGCACCGGCGCCAAGGCTGGCACCAAGCCAAAGGCCTGTTCGACCTGTGGCGGTGCTGGCCGCGTCCGCCAGGCCCAGGGCTTCTTCACGCTGGAAAGGACCTGCCCGAGCTGTCAGGGCCGCGGTCAGATGATCGAGGATCCGTGCCCGAGCTGTTCCGGTGCCGGCCGCGTCGAGCGCGAACGCACGCTCTCGGTCAACATTCCGGCGGGTGTCGAGGACGGCACCCGCATTCGTCTCGCCAATGAAGGCGAAGCCGGCGCGCGTGGTGGCCCCTCGGGCGATCTCTATATTTTCCTATCGCTGGCCTCGCACGACTTCTTCCAGCGCGATGGCGCGGACCTGCATTGCCGGGTGCCGATCTCGATGGTGACCGCGGCACTGGGCGGCGAATTCGAAGTGCCGACCATCGAAGGCGGGCGCAACAAGGTCAAGGTTCCCTCGGGCACCCAGTCCGGGCGCCGCTTCCGCGTTTCGTCGAAGGGCATGCCGGTGCTGCGCTCGCGCCAGACCGGCGACATGTATGTCCAGGTCGTCGTGGAAACGCCGCAGAACCTGACGAAAAAGCAGCAGGAGCTGCTGGCCGAATTCGAGAAACTATCTTCGGGTGCAACGCAACCTGAAGCCGCGGGTTTCTTCACTAAGGTCAAGGACTTCTTCGGAACGCGGGCGGGCTCCTGA
- a CDS encoding methyltransferase, translated as MPLHSSARTLKKPLRLDDEVRFLRSWIDKPLHMGAVMPSGKALARTMAQYVDNDATGPVIELGPGTGAITSALVAHGVDQKRLLLVEFNPTFCALLRERYPQATIVQGDAYTLRDTLWDVLKEPASAVVSGLPLVTKPMLTRLKLIRDAFAAMSPNAPFVQFTYSVAPPIPKSLPGVSTEASERIWMNLPPARVWVYRKR; from the coding sequence ATGCCTCTGCACTCGTCCGCGCGTACGTTGAAGAAGCCGCTCCGTCTCGACGACGAGGTCCGCTTCCTCCGTTCGTGGATCGATAAGCCGCTGCATATGGGTGCGGTAATGCCATCGGGCAAAGCCCTTGCCCGCACCATGGCGCAATATGTCGACAATGACGCGACCGGTCCGGTCATCGAACTTGGGCCCGGCACCGGCGCGATCACGTCTGCGCTGGTTGCGCACGGGGTGGACCAGAAACGTCTGCTGCTCGTCGAATTCAATCCCACCTTTTGCGCGCTGTTGCGCGAGCGCTACCCGCAGGCGACGATCGTTCAGGGCGACGCCTACACATTGCGCGATACGCTGTGGGATGTGCTGAAAGAGCCCGCCTCCGCCGTCGTCTCCGGCCTGCCACTTGTCACCAAGCCGATGCTGACGCGCCTCAAGCTGATCCGCGATGCGTTCGCGGCAATGTCGCCGAACGCGCCCTTCGTGCAGTTCACCTATTCGGTGGCGCCGCCGATCCCCAAATCGCTGCCCGGCGTGTCCACAGAGGCCTCCGAGCGGATCTGGATGAACCTTCCGCCGGCGCGCGTCTGGGTGTATCGCAAACGCTAG
- a CDS encoding NAD(P)H-dependent oxidoreductase, which translates to MAAIKILVIPGSLRTGSLNAKLAAVAIDALVRADVDATRISLGDFPLPIYDGDLESNSGVPKPALDLKRMISAHHGVLIVTPEYNASLPPLVKNTIDWVSRVEDTHESKGQVFRERPFAIAAASNGRLGGARCLQALRLVLSACRAMVIPNQLTLAFAGEAYDDMDRLKHAADKDAMMAMVRQLIDVAQQMK; encoded by the coding sequence ATGGCTGCGATCAAGATCCTCGTTATTCCAGGCTCGCTGCGCACAGGGTCGCTGAATGCGAAACTCGCGGCTGTCGCCATTGACGCGCTGGTTCGCGCCGATGTCGATGCCACCAGGATTTCGCTCGGCGACTTTCCGCTGCCGATCTATGACGGCGACCTCGAGAGCAATTCCGGCGTGCCGAAACCTGCGCTCGATCTGAAGCGTATGATATCGGCGCATCATGGTGTGCTGATTGTGACGCCCGAATACAACGCGTCGCTGCCGCCGCTGGTGAAGAATACGATCGACTGGGTCTCGCGCGTGGAAGACACGCATGAGAGCAAGGGCCAGGTGTTTCGCGAGCGGCCGTTTGCGATTGCGGCGGCTTCGAATGGGCGGCTTGGCGGTGCGCGCTGTTTGCAGGCCTTGCGGCTGGTGCTGTCGGCGTGTCGCGCGATGGTGATCCCGAACCAGCTGACGCTGGCGTTCGCCGGTGAGGCCTATGACGATATGGACCGGCTAAAACACGCAGCTGACAAGGATGCAATGATGGCGATGGTGCGCCAGCTCATCGATGTCGCGCAGCAGATGAAGTGA
- the pyrF gene encoding orotidine-5'-phosphate decarboxylase — protein sequence MTLQTIDPRDRLIVALDLPDVDAAEAMIARLGDSVTFYKIGYQLGYAGGLPLVRKLADAGKKVFADLKMHDIGNTVARGVESVAKLGATFLTVHAYPQTMQAAANASKGSGLKILAVTVLTSYDNEDLKAAGYQLGVSDLVAARAQQAQALGIDGLVCSPEEAANLRKHIKPEMCLVTPGVRPAGSDVGDQKRIMTPARAIAEGSDYLVVGRPVMEAADPKAAAEAIVAEIAQALANK from the coding sequence ATGACGTTGCAGACCATTGATCCCCGCGACCGCTTGATCGTCGCGCTCGATTTGCCGGATGTTGACGCCGCCGAAGCAATGATCGCGCGGCTCGGCGACAGCGTGACTTTCTACAAGATTGGCTATCAGCTCGGCTATGCCGGCGGCCTGCCACTGGTGCGCAAGCTCGCCGATGCCGGCAAGAAGGTGTTCGCCGATCTGAAGATGCACGACATCGGCAACACTGTCGCACGCGGTGTGGAAAGCGTGGCGAAGCTCGGCGCGACCTTCCTGACCGTGCATGCCTATCCGCAGACCATGCAGGCGGCGGCCAATGCCAGCAAGGGTTCCGGCCTGAAGATCCTCGCCGTGACCGTGCTGACCTCGTACGACAACGAGGATCTGAAAGCCGCGGGCTATCAGCTCGGTGTCAGCGATCTCGTCGCCGCGCGCGCGCAGCAGGCGCAGGCGCTCGGTATCGATGGTCTCGTCTGCTCGCCGGAAGAGGCGGCGAACCTGCGCAAGCATATCAAGCCCGAGATGTGTCTGGTCACGCCCGGTGTGCGCCCTGCGGGCAGTGACGTGGGCGATCAAAAGCGGATCATGACCCCGGCACGCGCGATTGCCGAAGGTTCGGACTATCTGGTGGTCGGCCGTCCGGTAATGGAAGCTGCTGATCCGAAGGCTGCGGCCGAGGCGATCGTCGCCGAAATCGCGCAGGCTCTGGCGAACAAGTAA
- a CDS encoding DUF1330 domain-containing protein produces the protein MAKAYWIARVDVHNMDGYKQYVAENGPVFNKFGAKFLVRGGQFEAKEGTSRSRNVVLEFSDYATALACYNSPEYQRLVAMRSPHGESDLVIIEGYDGPQP, from the coding sequence ATGGCCAAGGCTTACTGGATTGCACGCGTCGACGTGCACAATATGGACGGTTACAAACAATACGTGGCCGAGAACGGCCCGGTCTTCAATAAATTCGGCGCCAAATTCCTGGTACGCGGCGGCCAGTTCGAGGCCAAGGAAGGCACCTCGCGTTCGCGCAATGTCGTGCTCGAATTCAGCGACTACGCGACCGCTCTGGCCTGTTACAATTCGCCGGAATACCAGCGACTGGTGGCGATGCGCAGCCCGCACGGCGAGAGCGACCTCGTGATCATCGAGGGGTATGACGGTCCGCAGCCCTGA
- the dapB gene encoding 4-hydroxy-tetrahydrodipicolinate reductase: protein MSDMRLIVAGAGGRMGRALIRTISETPGAVVSGALEAPGSELLGQDAGVLAGLPENGVKLSADLWTLSKDADGILDFTVPAATIANVAIAAQRGLVHVIGTTGLSSSDNAVIKSVTGQAIVVQSGNMSLGVNLLAALVKRVAQSLDDGFDIEVLEMHHKAKIDAPSGTAFMLGQAAAEGRKIPLEQHSARGRDGLTGARKTGDIGFASLRGGTVAGDHTVIFAGPHERIELSHKAEDRMIFAHGALKAAMWAHGKKPGLYSMADVLGLGEM from the coding sequence ATGTCCGATATGAGACTGATCGTTGCTGGCGCCGGCGGCCGAATGGGCCGCGCGCTGATCCGCACCATTTCCGAAACCCCCGGCGCTGTCGTTTCCGGTGCGCTGGAAGCGCCCGGCTCGGAGCTGCTTGGACAGGATGCCGGCGTGCTCGCCGGCCTCCCTGAGAACGGCGTCAAACTCTCGGCCGACCTCTGGACGCTGTCGAAGGATGCCGATGGCATTCTCGATTTCACGGTTCCTGCGGCGACCATCGCCAATGTTGCGATCGCAGCTCAGCGCGGCCTCGTCCATGTGATCGGCACCACCGGCCTGTCGTCGTCGGACAACGCGGTGATCAAGAGCGTGACCGGCCAGGCCATCGTCGTGCAGTCGGGCAATATGAGCCTCGGCGTCAATCTGCTCGCCGCGCTGGTGAAGCGCGTTGCGCAGTCGCTCGATGACGGCTTCGACATCGAAGTGCTGGAGATGCATCACAAGGCCAAGATCGACGCGCCCTCGGGCACGGCTTTCATGCTGGGTCAGGCTGCTGCCGAGGGTCGCAAGATTCCGCTCGAGCAACATTCGGCCCGTGGCCGCGATGGTCTCACCGGTGCCCGCAAGACCGGCGATATCGGCTTTGCGTCGCTGCGCGGCGGCACTGTTGCTGGCGATCATACGGTGATTTTCGCCGGTCCCCATGAACGCATCGAGCTGTCGCACAAGGCTGAGGATCGCATGATCTTCGCTCATGGTGCGCTGAAGGCGGCGATGTGGGCGCATGGAAAAAAGCCCGGTTTGTACTCGATGGCTGACGTGCTCGGCCTTGGTGAAATGTAA
- a CDS encoding 2,3-bisphosphoglycerate-dependent phosphoglycerate mutase: MNERLLVLVRHGQSEWNLKNLFTGWKDPDLTEKGVAEAKEAGRKLKAQGLTFDVAFTSALTRAQHTLNLALEEMGQTGLPITKHLALNERDYGDLSGLNKDDARAKWGEEQVHVWRRSYDVPPPGGESLKDTLARTLPYFVQEILPCVLRGERTLVAAHGNSLRALIMVLEKLTPEGILARELATGVPVIYRLNADATVASKVDLAG; this comes from the coding sequence ATGAACGAACGTCTTCTCGTCCTCGTCCGTCATGGACAGAGCGAATGGAATCTGAAGAACCTTTTCACCGGCTGGAAAGATCCTGATCTCACCGAGAAGGGCGTCGCAGAGGCCAAGGAAGCCGGCCGCAAGCTGAAGGCGCAGGGTCTGACCTTCGATGTCGCGTTCACCTCGGCGCTGACCCGCGCGCAGCACACGCTCAATCTCGCGCTGGAAGAGATGGGCCAGACCGGCCTGCCGATCACGAAACATCTGGCGCTGAACGAGCGTGATTACGGTGATCTCTCCGGCCTCAATAAGGACGACGCCCGCGCCAAGTGGGGCGAGGAGCAGGTCCATGTCTGGCGTCGATCCTATGACGTGCCGCCACCCGGCGGCGAAAGCCTGAAGGATACGCTGGCGCGCACGCTGCCGTATTTCGTGCAGGAAATCCTGCCCTGCGTGCTGCGCGGCGAACGCACGCTGGTAGCGGCCCACGGCAATTCGCTGCGTGCCCTGATCATGGTGCTGGAGAAGCTGACGCCGGAAGGCATTCTCGCCCGCGAACTCGCAACCGGCGTGCCGGTGATCTACCGACTCAATGCCGACGCGACGGTGGCGTCAAAGGTCGATCTGGCGGGGTAA
- a CDS encoding bifunctional helix-turn-helix domain-containing protein/methylated-DNA--[protein]-cysteine S-methyltransferase has product MTEHRPIKPGQRDAALRDYDSVRRAIGFMHSQWRDQPNIEAVADAASVTPDELHHLFRRWAGLTPKAFMQALTLDHAKGLLRDSASVLDAALDSGLSGPSRLHDLFVTHEAMSPGEWKTGGAGMELRYGFHPSPFGTAIVIASDRGLAGLAFSDPGDEQRAFADMSRRWPAATLIEDTPGTAGLAQRIFDSKLWRPDQPLRVVLIGTDFEVRVWETLLKIPMGRAVSYSDIACKIDNPKAARAVGAAVGRNPISFVVPCHRALGKSGALTGYHWGITRKQAMIGWEAGQVGAI; this is encoded by the coding sequence ATGACTGAGCATCGCCCGATCAAGCCGGGCCAGCGCGACGCGGCCCTGCGCGATTACGATTCCGTACGCCGTGCCATCGGCTTCATGCACTCACAGTGGCGGGACCAGCCGAACATCGAGGCGGTGGCGGACGCCGCGAGCGTAACGCCGGACGAGTTGCACCACCTGTTCCGCCGCTGGGCCGGACTGACGCCCAAAGCGTTTATGCAGGCGCTGACACTCGACCACGCCAAGGGCCTGCTGCGCGATTCCGCCAGCGTCCTCGACGCCGCGCTCGACTCCGGTCTGTCAGGCCCAAGCCGTCTGCACGATCTCTTCGTAACCCATGAAGCGATGTCACCCGGCGAATGGAAAACCGGCGGCGCCGGCATGGAGTTGCGCTACGGCTTCCATCCCTCACCGTTCGGCACCGCGATCGTGATCGCCAGCGACCGCGGCCTTGCGGGTCTCGCTTTCTCCGATCCCGGCGACGAACAGCGCGCTTTCGCCGACATGAGCCGGCGCTGGCCGGCGGCCACATTGATTGAGGACACTCCCGGCACGGCCGGACTGGCGCAGCGCATCTTCGACAGCAAGCTGTGGCGCCCGGACCAGCCGTTGCGGGTGGTCCTGATCGGCACCGACTTCGAAGTCCGTGTCTGGGAAACGCTGCTGAAAATCCCGATGGGCCGCGCCGTCAGCTATTCGGATATCGCCTGCAAGATCGACAACCCGAAGGCCGCACGCGCCGTCGGCGCCGCCGTCGGCAGGAATCCGATTTCCTTCGTGGTGCCGTGCCACCGCGCGCTCGGCAAATCCGGCGCGCTGACGGGTTATCATTGGGGCATTACACGGAAGCAGGCCATGATCGGCTGGGAAGCGGGACAGGTGGGGGCGATTTGA
- a CDS encoding DUF2244 domain-containing protein: MTSGNDFDVLQEPMLFSALLRPHHALGRKGFLMLMGFISMVSFGAGMAFLLMGAWPVLGFFGLDLLAIYIAFKVYDRRARATEEITVTPSEIRVRRVSPSGDVVEWAFNPLWVQIDQVCHAEFGIEQLFLVSRGRRVSIARFLGAEEKASFIKALMEALQAAKRGQTYNPVS, encoded by the coding sequence ATGACATCAGGCAACGACTTTGACGTCCTGCAGGAACCGATGCTGTTCAGCGCGCTGCTGCGTCCGCATCACGCGCTGGGTCGCAAGGGCTTCCTCATGCTCATGGGTTTCATCAGCATGGTCTCGTTCGGCGCGGGGATGGCCTTCCTGCTGATGGGCGCCTGGCCGGTGCTCGGCTTTTTCGGCCTCGACCTGCTGGCGATCTATATCGCCTTCAAAGTCTACGACAGACGCGCCAGGGCCACCGAAGAGATCACGGTCACGCCGTCGGAAATCCGTGTGCGCCGGGTCAGCCCATCAGGCGACGTCGTGGAATGGGCATTCAATCCACTCTGGGTGCAGATCGATCAGGTGTGCCACGCCGAATTCGGCATCGAGCAGCTTTTTCTGGTGTCGCGCGGCCGTCGGGTGTCGATCGCACGGTTCCTCGGTGCGGAGGAAAAGGCGAGCTTCATCAAAGCCTTGATGGAAGCGCTCCAGGCCGCCAAACGCGGCCAGACCTATAATCCGGTGAGCTGA
- the nth gene encoding endonuclease III yields the protein MPKITRKLPASAKSSPAKKVVAKAVKAPAKKIAKPKPTKLKPIKLRPWTKAQVHEAFSRFRKANPEPKGELEHLNPYTLLVAVVLSAQATDAGVNKATRALFPIADTPQKMIDLGEETVRDYIKTIGLYRTKAKNVIALSEKLIREFGGVVPRTRAEIESLPGAGRKTANVVLNMAFGEHTMAVDTHVFRVGNRTNMAPGKNVLDVELELERVIPQEFMLHAHHWLILHGRYTCLARKPRCEVCLINDLCQWPEKTVV from the coding sequence ATGCCGAAAATCACCCGCAAGCTCCCCGCCAGCGCGAAGTCCAGTCCTGCAAAGAAGGTTGTAGCGAAAGCGGTGAAGGCGCCTGCGAAGAAGATAGCCAAGCCGAAGCCCACCAAGCTGAAACCCATCAAGTTGAGGCCTTGGACCAAAGCCCAGGTCCATGAAGCCTTCTCGCGCTTCCGCAAGGCCAATCCCGAGCCCAAGGGCGAGCTCGAACATCTCAATCCCTACACATTGCTGGTTGCAGTGGTGTTGTCCGCGCAGGCGACTGACGCCGGCGTCAACAAGGCAACACGTGCGCTGTTTCCCATCGCCGATACACCGCAGAAAATGATTGATCTCGGCGAAGAGACGGTGCGGGACTATATCAAGACCATCGGCCTCTATCGCACCAAGGCGAAGAACGTCATCGCGCTGTCGGAAAAGCTGATCCGCGAATTCGGCGGCGTCGTGCCGCGCACCCGCGCCGAAATCGAGTCACTGCCGGGCGCCGGGCGCAAGACCGCCAATGTCGTGCTCAACATGGCGTTTGGCGAGCACACGATGGCTGTGGACACCCATGTCTTTCGCGTCGGCAATCGCACCAACATGGCGCCGGGCAAGAACGTGCTGGACGTCGAACTCGAATTGGAGCGCGTGATCCCGCAGGAGTTCATGCTGCATGCCCATCATTGGCTGATCCTGCACGGCCGCTATACGTGCCTCGCGCGCAAGCCGCGCTGCGAGGTATGTCTGATCAACGATCTGTGCCAGTGGCCGGAGAAGACCGTGGTCTAG
- a CDS encoding sulfate transporter family protein — protein MLVAAAKALSQILSPPMRSILWKSIGLALVLITVLAVGMQRLLNWAATSGGVWAESAIGSDYHTMINVLSWILSIAAGLGVVVGAIFLMPAITSLVASVFVDDVADIVEREHYPAERVGVALPFGLAITEGGKTALLTIAVYLIALPFVFFAGIGFVVFFIATAWLLGREYFELAAMRFRSPADAKAMRKQHAATVFTAGLFIAAFVSIPIVNLATPLFGMTFMVHMHKRLSGPRPELIEPGRVTKMPAA, from the coding sequence ATGCTTGTCGCTGCCGCCAAGGCGCTATCGCAAATTCTTTCACCACCGATGCGCAGCATCCTGTGGAAGTCGATCGGACTTGCCCTGGTTTTAATCACCGTCCTGGCGGTCGGCATGCAGCGGCTGTTGAACTGGGCTGCCACTTCGGGCGGCGTCTGGGCCGAAAGTGCTATCGGGTCGGACTACCACACGATGATTAACGTGCTGTCCTGGATCTTGTCGATTGCCGCCGGTCTCGGCGTCGTCGTCGGCGCAATCTTTCTCATGCCGGCGATCACGTCACTGGTTGCCAGCGTGTTCGTCGATGATGTCGCCGATATCGTCGAGCGCGAGCACTATCCCGCGGAGCGGGTCGGCGTCGCATTGCCGTTCGGGCTCGCCATTACCGAAGGTGGCAAGACCGCGCTGCTGACCATCGCGGTCTATCTGATCGCACTACCCTTCGTATTCTTCGCCGGCATTGGGTTCGTTGTCTTTTTCATCGCCACAGCCTGGTTGCTCGGCCGCGAATATTTCGAGCTGGCCGCCATGCGGTTCCGCTCGCCGGCGGACGCCAAGGCGATGCGCAAGCAGCATGCGGCGACGGTGTTCACCGCCGGGCTGTTCATCGCAGCCTTCGTCTCGATCCCGATCGTCAACCTGGCCACGCCGCTGTTCGGCATGACCTTCATGGTCCATATGCACAAGCGGTTGAGCGGACCACGACCGGAGCTGATCGAGCCAGGTCGCGTGACGAAGATGCCGGCCGCCTAG